In Rhea pennata isolate bPtePen1 chromosome 20, bPtePen1.pri, whole genome shotgun sequence, a single window of DNA contains:
- the MPO gene encoding myeloperoxidase: MKAEISFLGFLVTLSLFQASVLSSHDLLEELSDASLLSSVNEAKQLVDSAYKLTRDKIKKSLQNSALTPIQLLGYFKQPVAGTRSVVRAADYMETALTLVKEKLQWTVKGDFNVTDMLTPAQLGMVFKATGCDQQNKKINCEAASHYRTITGECNNRRNPSLGASNRALVRWLPAEYEDGVSLPRGWTEGKRFSGFSLPLVRKVSNEIVRFPPEQLKLDQQRSLMFMLWGQFIDHDLSFSPHTPARVSFRGKVDCETSCAKQPPCFPIKIPRNDPRIKNTEDCIPFFRSAPACDRGKAIRDQINALTSFLDASMVYGSEAPLANRLRDQTNQLGLMAVNKNFTDRGMAFMPFGNAQKDPCLMVSGRYKIPCFIAGDSRANEMLELTSMHTLFVREHNRLARGLKRLNPHWNGEKIYQEARKIVGAMIQIITYRDYLPLLLGTSFQRMIPCYRGYNDSVDPRVSNVFTLAFRFAHASVPPSVERLNKYYKPAHPKIQLSKAFFAVWRIVKEGGIDPLLRSLMANQAKLMTQQQMVVDELRDRLFEQVERIGLDLPALNMQRCRDHGLPGYSSWRQFCGLSNPRDLRTLAQVLKNRSLARKFIQLYGTPKNIDIWIGSLAEPFVNGGRVGPLMACIIGTQFRNLRDGDRFWWENKGIFTPQQRCSLAKISLSQIICDNTHISKVSRNILRANRYPHDFVSCSQIPKLDLRPWKSRRTEEGTK, from the exons atGAAGGCAGAAATCAGCTTTCTGGGCTTTTTGGTGACCCTCAGCCTGTTCCAAGCATCTGTATTGTCTTCACATG ATCTCTTAGAGGAACTGTCAGATGCATCACTCCTGAGCAGTGTTAATGAAGCCAAACAGCTAGTGGATTCAGCCTACAAGCTCACACGTGACAA GATAAAGAAGAGTTTGCAGAACAGTGCCTTGACCCCAATACAGCTCCTAGGATATTTCAAACAGCCAGTGGCAGGAACTCGCTCCGTAGTTCGGGCTGCAGATTACATGGAAACCGCCCTGACCCTTGTCAAGGAGAAGCTGCAATGGACTGTGAAGGGGGATTTCAATGTCACAG ACATGCTCACACCAGCTCAGCTGGGGATGGTTTTCAAGGCAACTGGATGTGAccagcaaaataagaaaataaactgtgaaGCTGCTTCCCACTACCGAACGATCACTGGCGAGTGCAACAACAG GAGAAATCCATCACTAGGAGCTTCAAACAGAGCCCTTGTCAGATGGCTGCCAGCAGAATATGAAGATGGTGTGTCACTCCCCCGTGGGTGGACAGAAGGAAAGCGTTTCTCTGGATTCTCTCTTCCATTG GTTCGAAAAGTGTCAAATGAGATTGTTCGTTTCCCCCCCGAGCAGCTCAAGCTGGACCAGCAGAGATCACTCATGTTCATGCTGTGGGGTCAGTTCATTGACCACGACCTGTCTTTCAGTCCCCACACGCCCGCTAGAGTTTCCTTCAGGGGCAAGGTGGACTGTGAGACCAGTTGTGCCAAACAACCCCCCTGCTTTCCTATCAAG ATCCCACGCAATGACCCACgaattaaaaacacagaagactGCATTCCATTCTTCCGCTCAGCTCCTGCTTGTGACAGAGGCAAAGCAATTCGAGATCAGATCAATGCGCTCACATCCTTTCTTGATGCTAGTATGGTGTATGGCAGTGAAGCACCTTTGGCCAACAGATTGAGGGACCAGACCAACCAGCTGGGCTTGATGGCAGTTAATAAAAATTTCACTGATAGAGGGATGGCTTTTATGCCCTTTGGCAATGCACAGAAGGACCCCTGTCTTATGGTCAGTGGGAGATACAAAATCCCATGCTTTATTGCTG GTGACTCTCGAGCAAATGAGATGCTGGAGCTGACGTCCATGCACACACTTTTTGTGCGGGAGCACAATCGCCTGGCTAGAGGGCTGAAGAGATTAAATCCCCACTGGAATGGAGAGAAGATCTACCAGGAGGCACGGAAGATCGTAGGTGCCATGATCCAG ATTATAACCTACAGGGACTACCTGCCTCTTCTACTGGGAACTAGTTTCCAGAGAATGATACCTTGCTACCGAGGCTACAATGATTCTGTGGATCCTCGAGTGTCCAATGTCTTCACTCTGGCTTTTCGTTTTGCGCATGCTTCAGTTCCCCCATCTGTGGAGCgcttaaataaatattacaagCCTGCACACCCCAAAATCCAACTCAGTAAAGCCTTCTTTGCTGTATGGAGAATTGTGAAAGAAG GTGGTATTGACCCTCTTCTCCGGAGCCTGATGGCTAATCAGGCCAAGCTGATGACACAGCAACAAATGGTTGTGGATGAGCTCCGGGATCGGCTGTTTGAGCAGGTTGAAAGGATTGGGTTGGATTTACCTGCACTTAACATGCAGCGTTGCAGAGATCATGGCCTCCCAG GTTATAGCTCCTGGAGACAATTCTGTGGGCTTTCAAACCCTCGTGATTTGAGGACACTTGCTCAAGTGTTGAAGAATCGTAGTCTGGCAAGAAAATTCATACAGCTGTATGGGACACCAAAGAATATTGACATTTGGATTGGGTCACTTGCAGAGCCCTTTGTAAATGGAGGAAGAGTTGGTCCTCTCATGGCTTGTATCATTGGCACACAGTTCAGGAACCTACGTGATGGAGACAG gTTTTGGTGGGAGAATAAAGGGATTTTCACTCCTCAGCAGCGCTGTTCACTGGCCAAAATATCCTTATCACAAATAATATGTGACAACACCCACATCTCTAAAGTGTCAAGAAATATCCTTCGGGCCAATAGATATCCTCATGACTTTGTGAGCTGTAGTCAGATCCCAAAGCTGGACCTCAGACCTTGGAAGTCAAGGAGGACTGAAGAAGGTACAAAATGA